One part of the Streptomyces lienomycini genome encodes these proteins:
- a CDS encoding MFS transporter has protein sequence MPSSTSVDHSATPAAETAPSASGRTGRFGHLRSNPWLTLLAVAFGLFMVQLDGSVVAIANPEIGSDLHASTAQLQWVTNSYLLALAATLILGGKLGDRFGRRTYYLVGVAGFTLASVAIGLSGSIEGVVAFRALQGAFGGLLMPNTLGLLRSVFPPKKFGMAVGIWAMVSAVATALGPIVGGLLVEHVDWESVFYINAPIGVAAIAFGALVLPESRSAAGRERFDIPGLVLLALGLLAVVFGVVKGETWGWTSAGTLGAVAAGLVLLLVFGRYETRVAHPLLPMRLFRSRALTIGAIITALNFFVMLGVIFFVMLYLQNVRGFTPVEAGVRTLPLSLASLVASPLGAALTQRFGPRLTMPLGMLFQAASCFGMLTWQTDSSYATIWPPFIALGLGVGMVMAASSDAIVGNAPVRDGGVAGGLQATTLQIGGALGTSVLVSLISAKVGATLTGELTDAGVPPAMAHGMQEAKDAVAMGVAPVSSDTPAGLRAAVVEGSGQAFMNGVHVAVVVTGFLCVLGALLAALGIRRGAESGAEEAGNH, from the coding sequence ATGCCGTCGTCCACGTCCGTGGATCACTCCGCCACGCCCGCGGCCGAGACCGCCCCGTCGGCGTCCGGCCGTACCGGCCGCTTCGGCCACCTGCGGTCCAACCCGTGGCTGACCCTCCTCGCCGTCGCGTTCGGACTGTTCATGGTCCAGCTCGACGGCTCCGTCGTCGCCATCGCCAACCCCGAGATCGGCAGCGATCTGCACGCGTCGACCGCCCAACTGCAGTGGGTGACCAACTCCTATCTGCTCGCACTCGCCGCCACCCTCATCCTGGGCGGCAAGCTCGGTGACCGGTTCGGCCGCCGTACCTACTACCTCGTCGGCGTCGCCGGGTTCACCCTCGCCTCCGTCGCCATCGGCCTGTCCGGGTCGATCGAGGGAGTGGTCGCCTTCCGCGCCCTCCAGGGCGCCTTCGGCGGACTGCTGATGCCCAACACCCTCGGACTGCTCCGCTCCGTGTTCCCGCCGAAGAAGTTCGGCATGGCCGTGGGCATCTGGGCCATGGTCTCCGCCGTGGCCACCGCCCTCGGGCCCATCGTCGGCGGCCTCCTCGTGGAGCACGTCGACTGGGAGTCCGTCTTCTACATCAACGCCCCCATCGGCGTCGCCGCGATCGCCTTCGGTGCCCTCGTCCTCCCCGAGAGCCGCAGCGCCGCAGGCCGGGAACGCTTCGACATACCCGGTCTCGTCCTGCTCGCCCTCGGTCTGCTGGCCGTGGTCTTCGGCGTCGTCAAGGGCGAGACCTGGGGCTGGACGTCCGCCGGCACCCTGGGCGCCGTCGCCGCGGGCCTGGTGCTCCTGCTCGTGTTCGGCCGGTACGAGACACGGGTGGCGCACCCGCTGCTGCCGATGCGCCTGTTCCGCAGCCGTGCGCTGACGATCGGCGCGATCATCACCGCCCTGAACTTCTTCGTCATGCTCGGCGTGATCTTCTTCGTCATGCTGTACCTGCAGAACGTCCGCGGCTTCACGCCGGTCGAGGCCGGCGTGCGGACCCTCCCGCTCAGCCTCGCCTCGCTGGTCGCCTCGCCCCTGGGCGCGGCCCTGACCCAGCGCTTCGGCCCCCGGCTGACCATGCCGCTGGGCATGCTGTTCCAGGCGGCCTCCTGCTTCGGCATGCTCACCTGGCAGACCGACTCCTCCTACGCCACGATCTGGCCGCCGTTCATCGCGCTCGGCCTCGGCGTCGGCATGGTGATGGCCGCCTCCTCCGACGCCATCGTCGGCAACGCCCCCGTCCGGGACGGCGGGGTGGCGGGCGGTCTCCAGGCGACCACCCTGCAGATCGGCGGCGCCCTCGGCACGTCCGTACTGGTCTCCCTGATCAGCGCCAAGGTCGGCGCCACGCTCACCGGCGAGCTGACCGACGCGGGCGTGCCCCCGGCGATGGCGCACGGCATGCAGGAGGCCAAGGACGCCGTGGCCATGGGCGTGGCACCCGTCTCCTCAGACACGCCGGCCGGGCTTCGGGCCGCCGTGGTGGAGGGCAGCGGGCAGGCGTTCATGAACGGCGTGCACGTGGCCGTGGTCGTCACCGGCTTCCTGTGCGTGCTCGGCGCGCTGCTCGCCGCCCTGGGCATCCGGCGCGGCGCGGAGAGCGGCGCGGAGGAGGCTGGGAACCACTGA
- a CDS encoding GH12 family glycosyl hydrolase domain-containing protein, translating to MRTLWPRARTRRGILSSLSAAVATLALTASLVTAAAPAQADTTLCEPFGTTTIQGRYVVQNNRWGSSATQCVTATDTGFRVAQADGSAPTNGAPKSYPSVFNGCHYTTCSPGTALPARLDTVSEAPSGVSYGFVDDAVYNASYDIWLDPTARTDGVNRTEIMIWFNRVGPIQPIGSPVGTAAVGGRTWEVWSGGNGSNDVLSFVAPSAITGWNFDVMDFVRATVARGLAEDDWYLTSVQAGFEPWQNGTGLSVNSFSSTVETGGTPGGPDPDPGDPGDTAACEVSYGTNVWQDGFTADVTVTNTGTSAVDGWRLAFTLPSGQRITNAWNASVTPSGGEVRATGASHNARIAPGGSLSFGFQATYSGTFTEPAGFRLNDAACATA from the coding sequence ATGCGAACGTTATGGCCCCGAGCCCGCACCCGGCGTGGAATCCTGAGCTCCCTGAGCGCGGCCGTCGCGACCCTGGCCCTCACCGCGTCACTCGTGACCGCGGCCGCACCGGCCCAGGCGGACACGACCCTCTGTGAACCGTTCGGCACGACGACGATCCAGGGTCGGTACGTCGTCCAGAACAACCGCTGGGGCTCCAGCGCCACCCAGTGCGTGACCGCCACCGACACCGGTTTCCGGGTGGCGCAGGCCGACGGCTCGGCACCGACCAACGGGGCGCCGAAGTCGTACCCGTCGGTCTTCAACGGCTGCCACTACACGACCTGCTCGCCGGGCACCGCCCTCCCCGCCCGCCTGGACACGGTCTCCGAGGCGCCGTCCGGCGTCTCGTACGGCTTCGTCGACGACGCCGTGTACAACGCCTCGTACGACATATGGCTGGACCCGACCGCCCGCACCGACGGCGTCAACCGGACCGAGATCATGATCTGGTTCAACCGGGTGGGCCCGATCCAGCCCATCGGCTCACCGGTCGGCACGGCCGCCGTGGGCGGTCGGACGTGGGAGGTGTGGAGCGGCGGCAACGGCTCCAACGACGTACTGTCCTTCGTGGCCCCGTCGGCGATCACCGGATGGAACTTCGACGTCATGGACTTCGTCCGGGCGACGGTGGCCCGCGGACTCGCCGAGGACGACTGGTACCTGACGAGCGTTCAGGCGGGCTTCGAGCCCTGGCAGAACGGTACCGGGCTGTCCGTGAACTCCTTCTCCTCCACGGTCGAGACCGGCGGCACTCCAGGCGGCCCGGACCCCGACCCCGGCGACCCGGGTGACACGGCGGCGTGCGAGGTGTCGTACGGCACCAACGTCTGGCAGGACGGCTTCACCGCGGACGTCACCGTCACCAACACCGGCACGAGCGCCGTCGACGGCTGGCGGCTCGCCTTCACCCTGCCCTCCGGTCAGCGGATCACGAACGCCTGGAACGCCTCCGTCACACCGTCCGGGGGCGAGGTCAGGGCGACCGGGGCGAGTCACAACGCCCGGATCGCGCCCGGCGGCAGCCTGTCGTTCGGCTTCCAGGCCACCTACAGCGGCACGTTCACCGAACCGGCCGGCTTCCGTCTGAACGACGCCGCCTGCGCCACCGCCTAG
- a CDS encoding phosphatidylinositol-specific phospholipase C/glycerophosphodiester phosphodiesterase family protein yields the protein MALTTRRRALTTLGAALAGAVALPAGTASASEGRHRPRPLWRAHAHNDYEHPRPLLDALDHRFGSVEADIYLVDGQLLVAHDPEDLDPSRTLESLYLDPLAARVRAGRGRVYRHDRGSLQLLIDIKTEGGPTYRELDRRLRRYRHLFTSYAHGRVHRGAVTAVISGDRAARAPMEAQRTRLAFYDGRLTDLGSTAPASFVPLVSDNWTLNFGWQGVGAFPAAERRRLRDIVGAAHARGQRVRFWATPDVAGPARDAVWAELLAAGVDHLNTDDLAGLEAFLETHRNA from the coding sequence ATGGCCCTCACCACCCGACGCAGAGCCCTCACCACCCTCGGCGCCGCCCTCGCGGGCGCGGTCGCCCTGCCCGCCGGCACCGCGTCGGCGTCCGAAGGCAGGCACAGGCCGCGCCCGTTGTGGCGTGCGCACGCCCACAACGACTACGAGCACCCGCGTCCGCTTCTCGACGCCCTCGACCACCGCTTCGGCAGCGTCGAGGCCGACATCTACCTGGTGGACGGCCAACTCCTCGTCGCGCACGACCCCGAGGACCTCGACCCGTCCCGCACCCTCGAGTCGCTCTACCTCGACCCCCTCGCCGCCCGCGTGCGTGCGGGCCGCGGCCGCGTGTACCGGCACGACCGCGGCTCCCTGCAACTCCTGATCGACATCAAGACCGAGGGCGGGCCGACGTACCGGGAACTCGACCGGCGACTGCGCAGGTACAGGCACCTGTTCACCTCCTACGCCCACGGCCGCGTGCACCGGGGCGCGGTCACCGCCGTGATCTCCGGCGACCGGGCCGCCCGTGCCCCCATGGAGGCCCAGCGCACCCGCCTGGCCTTCTACGACGGCCGTCTCACCGACCTCGGCAGCACGGCACCGGCCTCGTTCGTTCCGCTGGTCAGCGACAACTGGACGCTCAACTTCGGCTGGCAGGGCGTGGGAGCCTTCCCCGCGGCCGAGCGGCGCAGACTGCGGGACATCGTGGGCGCTGCCCACGCCCGCGGCCAGCGGGTGCGCTTCTGGGCCACACCCGACGTGGCGGGGCCCGCACGCGACGCCGTCTGGGCCGAACTCCTCGCCGCCGGCGTCGACCATCTCAACACCGACGACCTCGCGGGCCTCGAGGCGTTCCTCGAGACTCACCGCAACGCGTAG
- a CDS encoding LacI family DNA-binding transcriptional regulator — MGRQRPGAPTLEEVAALAGVGRGTVSRVVNNAAGVRDSTRRAVQRAIAELGYVPNLAARSLAGHRADAVALVMTEPDWRLFGEPFFTEIVHAVGDALTDTPVQLLLTLVRTDTERRRFVEYARGGRVDGVLLMSVHAEDPLPDMLAKAGLPTVMLGRRSADENITYVDADNAGGARRAVTYLLDGGRRRIGVISGPLDMYVAQCRLRGYREALELAGVTAGASLVVEGGDFKEESGRRAMTELIARHPDLDAVFAASDTLAAGALGALRAAGRRVPQDVAVIGFDDFQPARPTDPPLTTVRQPLEEIGRTMVRLLQEEMEDSPVAWRHVILRTELVLRNSA; from the coding sequence ATGGGCAGGCAGCGTCCCGGTGCGCCGACGCTGGAGGAGGTGGCCGCGCTCGCCGGCGTCGGGCGGGGCACCGTCTCGAGGGTCGTCAACAACGCGGCCGGGGTACGCGATTCGACGCGTCGCGCCGTGCAGCGGGCCATCGCCGAGCTCGGCTATGTTCCGAATCTCGCGGCCCGTTCCCTGGCGGGGCATCGTGCGGACGCCGTCGCTCTGGTGATGACGGAGCCGGACTGGCGGCTGTTCGGGGAGCCCTTCTTCACCGAGATCGTCCACGCCGTCGGTGACGCCCTGACCGACACCCCGGTGCAGTTGCTGCTCACGCTGGTCCGTACGGACACCGAGCGCCGGCGCTTCGTGGAGTACGCCCGTGGCGGCAGGGTCGACGGTGTGCTGCTGATGTCCGTGCACGCCGAGGACCCGCTGCCGGACATGCTCGCGAAGGCGGGGCTGCCCACCGTCATGCTGGGGCGGCGTTCCGCGGACGAGAACATCACCTACGTCGACGCCGACAACGCGGGCGGTGCGCGCAGAGCGGTGACGTATCTGCTGGACGGCGGCCGCAGGAGGATCGGGGTCATCAGCGGGCCGCTGGACATGTACGTCGCCCAGTGCCGGTTGCGCGGGTACCGGGAGGCGCTGGAGCTGGCGGGCGTGACCGCCGGGGCGTCGCTGGTCGTCGAGGGCGGCGACTTCAAGGAGGAGAGCGGGCGTCGGGCGATGACCGAACTGATCGCCCGTCACCCGGACCTCGACGCGGTCTTCGCCGCCTCGGACACCCTGGCCGCCGGGGCGCTCGGCGCACTGCGCGCCGCAGGGCGGCGGGTTCCGCAGGACGTCGCGGTGATCGGCTTCGACGACTTCCAGCCGGCCCGGCCCACGGACCCCCCGCTGACGACGGTGCGCCAGCCGCTGGAGGAGATCGGCCGCACGATGGTCCGACTGCTGCAGGAGGAGATGGAGGACTCCCCCGTCGCCTGGCGGCACGTCATCCTGCGTACGGAACTGGTCCTTCGGAACTCCGCCTGA
- a CDS encoding luciferase domain-containing protein yields the protein MTPAQRAFERLQAWPDLFAGPASCGTGRALRSVRDEIVHFHADRDVDLHLTHRAIQRFRYDLGGSTAIRLVPGSRWVTVHLDCDADVDLLLSLVSIALKAHQSRPPTDPPSGIPGCNFRRVTVLPRSAAGEI from the coding sequence ATGACTCCGGCCCAGCGCGCCTTTGAGCGGCTGCAAGCCTGGCCCGACCTCTTCGCGGGTCCGGCCAGTTGCGGAACCGGACGGGCGCTGCGCTCCGTCCGCGACGAGATCGTCCACTTCCATGCGGACCGGGACGTGGACCTGCACCTCACCCACCGGGCCATCCAGCGCTTCCGGTACGACCTCGGTGGCTCCACCGCCATCCGTCTGGTTCCCGGTTCCCGTTGGGTGACCGTGCACCTGGACTGCGACGCGGACGTGGACCTGCTGCTGAGCCTGGTCAGCATCGCGCTCAAGGCCCACCAGTCCCGGCCCCCGACGGATCCGCCGTCGGGTATCCCGGGGTGCAACTTCCGCCGGGTCACGGTGCTTCCGCGCTCCGCGGCCGGGGAGATCTGA
- a CDS encoding lytic polysaccharide monooxygenase, with protein MARRGRLLSLAAVLATLLGSLGVTLLLGQGRAEAHGVAMMPGSRTYLCQLDAKTGTGALDPTNPACQAALDESGATALYNWFAVLDSNAGGRGAGYVPDGTLCSAGDRSPYDFSGYNAARADWPRTHLTSGATIPVQYSNWAAHPGDFRVYLTKPGWSPTSELGWDDLELIQTETNPPQQGSPGTDGGHYYWDLALPSGRSGNALIFMQWVRSDSQENFFSCSDIVFDGGNGEVTGIRGSGGTPDPDPTPTPTDPTTPPPTHSGSCMAVYSVENSWGGGFQGSVEVMNHGTEPLNGWAVRWQPGSGTTLGGVWNGSLSSGTDGTVTVRNVDHNRVIPPDGSVTFGFTATSTGNDFPADSIGCVTP; from the coding sequence ATGGCTCGACGCGGCAGACTACTCTCCCTAGCGGCGGTACTGGCCACCCTGCTCGGCTCACTCGGCGTGACCCTCCTGCTCGGGCAGGGCAGGGCCGAGGCCCACGGCGTGGCGATGATGCCCGGCTCCCGCACCTACCTGTGCCAGCTGGACGCCAAGACCGGCACCGGCGCCCTCGATCCGACGAACCCGGCCTGTCAGGCCGCCCTCGACGAGAGCGGGGCGACGGCGCTGTACAACTGGTTCGCCGTGCTGGACTCCAACGCGGGCGGCCGTGGCGCCGGTTACGTGCCCGACGGCACCCTGTGCAGCGCCGGCGACCGATCCCCGTACGACTTCTCCGGCTACAACGCCGCCCGCGCGGACTGGCCCCGCACGCACCTGACGTCGGGTGCGACGATCCCGGTGCAGTACAGCAACTGGGCCGCTCACCCGGGTGACTTCCGGGTGTACCTGACCAAGCCGGGCTGGTCGCCGACGTCCGAGCTGGGCTGGGACGACCTGGAGCTGATCCAGACGGAGACCAACCCGCCGCAGCAGGGCTCGCCGGGCACCGACGGCGGGCACTACTACTGGGATCTCGCCCTGCCCTCCGGCCGCTCGGGCAACGCACTGATCTTCATGCAGTGGGTGCGTTCCGACAGCCAGGAGAACTTCTTCTCCTGCTCGGACATCGTCTTCGACGGCGGCAACGGGGAGGTCACCGGCATCCGCGGTTCCGGCGGCACTCCCGACCCGGATCCGACCCCGACCCCGACGGACCCGACGACTCCGCCGCCCACCCACTCCGGTTCCTGCATGGCCGTGTACTCCGTGGAGAACTCCTGGGGCGGTGGCTTCCAGGGCTCCGTCGAGGTGATGAACCACGGTACCGAGCCGCTCAACGGCTGGGCCGTGCGGTGGCAGCCGGGCAGCGGTACCACCCTCGGCGGGGTCTGGAACGGTTCGCTGTCCAGCGGCACGGACGGTACGGTCACGGTCCGCAACGTGGACCACAACCGTGTGATACCACCTGACGGGAGTGTGACCTTCGGCTTCACCGCCACGTCGACGGGCAACGACTTCCCGGCCGACTCGATCGGCTGCGTGACGCCCTGA
- a CDS encoding DUF779 domain-containing protein: MGDTYEETPRVGLTSEAAALLRRLREAHGPLMFHQSGGCCDGSAPMCYPAGEFRTGAADVLLGELDVEGVEESVEFWMSRSQYEVWSHTRLTVDVVPGRGSGFSLEAPEGVRFLIRSRVVDA, translated from the coding sequence ATGGGTGACACATACGAGGAGACGCCCCGCGTCGGGTTGACCAGTGAGGCCGCCGCGCTGCTCCGGCGGCTCCGCGAGGCGCACGGACCGCTGATGTTCCACCAGTCCGGCGGCTGTTGCGACGGCAGCGCACCCATGTGCTATCCGGCGGGCGAGTTCCGCACGGGCGCCGCGGACGTCCTCCTCGGCGAACTGGACGTCGAGGGCGTCGAGGAATCGGTGGAGTTCTGGATGTCACGCAGCCAGTACGAGGTGTGGAGTCACACCCGGTTGACCGTGGACGTCGTCCCCGGCCGGGGCAGCGGCTTCTCACTGGAGGCACCCGAGGGGGTGCGCTTCCTCATCCGCTCGCGGGTCGTGGACGCCTGA
- a CDS encoding MarR family winged helix-turn-helix transcriptional regulator codes for MTDSSTPRRDIDRMASGLAACLPALHRALDRQVTARYPYPKPPEGRLALLRFVAQHEGATVREAAEALLMKPNNVSALVSQLTEQGDLERRRDSADRRVAHLHLTATARERLTEVRALETAFIRHALTSLTEGQQGALGSALDALDALARHLHPATR; via the coding sequence GTGACCGACTCCAGCACCCCTCGCCGGGACATCGACCGCATGGCCTCCGGGCTCGCGGCGTGCCTTCCCGCGCTGCACCGGGCGCTGGACCGACAGGTCACCGCCCGGTACCCGTACCCCAAGCCCCCCGAGGGCCGGCTCGCCCTGCTGCGCTTCGTCGCACAGCACGAGGGCGCCACGGTGCGCGAGGCCGCCGAGGCGCTGCTGATGAAGCCGAACAACGTCAGCGCCCTGGTCTCCCAGCTCACCGAGCAGGGCGACCTGGAGCGCAGGCGGGACAGCGCCGACCGGCGGGTCGCCCACCTCCACCTCACGGCCACGGCCCGTGAGCGGCTGACCGAGGTGCGGGCACTGGAGACCGCGTTCATCCGCCACGCCCTGACCTCCCTCACCGAGGGGCAGCAGGGCGCGCTCGGCTCCGCCCTGGACGCCCTCGACGCGTTGGCACGGCACCTCCACCCCGCCACCCGCTGA